In Aegilops tauschii subsp. strangulata cultivar AL8/78 chromosome 3, Aet v6.0, whole genome shotgun sequence, one genomic interval encodes:
- the LOC109758371 gene encoding GDSL esterase/lipase LTL1 — MRGENLLVGTNFASTGVGILNDTGVQFVNIIRIAQQLQNFQDYQQRLAAYVGEDAARERVSQSLVLITLGGNDFVNNYYLVPFSARSQQFEIHDHVHFIISEYKKVLAGDMDEGKEASSAGLNNSGRYWIGLCRNYGKGT; from the exons ATGCGCGGCGAGAACCTGCTCGTCGGCACCAACTTCGCGTCCACTGGCGTCGGCATCCTCAACGACACAGGCGTGCAATTC GTGAACATCATCAGGATCGCCCAGCAGCTGCAGAACTTCCAGGACTACCAGCAGAGGCTAGCGGCGTACGTCGGCGAGGACGCGGCGAGGGAGCGCGTGAGCCAGTCGCTGGTGCTCATCACGCTTGGCGGCAACGACTTCGTCAACAACTACTACCTGGTGCCCTTCTCCGCCAGGTCCCAGCAGTTCGAGATCCACGACCACGTCCACTTCATCATCTCCGAGTACAAGAAAGTCCTCGCG GGTGATATGGATGAAGGAAAAGAGGCCAGCAGTGCTGGGCTAAACAATTCAGGGAGGTATTGGATTGGCCTCTGTAGAAACTATGGTAAAG GCACCTAA